TAGGGTTATTATAGTAATTAGCTGCACTTAGAGCTAATGCCTTTCTGCTATCTTCTACTTTAATCACAGTACAATTTAATTGTGCTTCTATATTCTTCTGACATACAATAGCAGCCGCTCCATTGTTAATTGCATTTTGTATATATTCATGACCATCAACCTTATACCCATCTATACAGAAAAATAAATCTCCACTTTTAATTTTTCTTGAATCATATTGAATTTCTTTTATATCTATATCAATATTTCCATTAATTAAATCCAAATTAATATTCTCCATAATTTTTCTTAATTTCATATTTTCACTCCCTTAGTGTATTTACTCATAAATGTGTATTTACTCATAAATGTGTATTTACTCATAAATGTGTATTTATTCATAAATGTGTGTCTATACATAAATATGTGTTAATACATATAATATGCTTTTACATATAGTATGCTTGCAAATAATTATTTTTCTTATTATTACTAACCTGTTTTGAAAATAGTATACAGAAGTAAAGAGGATTCCCTAAAAAAATTACTTTTACCCACAACATGGCAAATCCGACAGTTCAGAAATACTGAGTGATGTCGGTATTTATCACCTTTATGTTACACGAAAATAAATAACAAGTCAAAGTTGCTCTATACTGACTTGTTATTTATTTCACTGTTTCTTAAATATAGTATCTACACTATATTTAACTAGTCAGCCATTATATCTAAATGTAATGTAATAGTAGTTCCTTTTTTTACTTCTGTGCCTTCTACACTTTGTTCTGAGACTATTCCATTACCAATAAATTGAACTTTTAGACCAAGACTATTTAACATTTCACTAGCTTTTTCCGGGCTATTTCCTTTAACATTTGGAACTATCACTGAATTACTATACTCTACTTTTGTATCAGTGTGTAAAATAATTTCAGTTCCTTCTTTAACTGTATATCCAGGTTTAGGAGTCATATCAGTAATAACTTCTCCGCCAGTTGTTAATTTCAACTTTAAGTTATTATCTTTTAATATTTTTTGAGCCTCTGCTCTTTTAAGGCCTCTTACCTCAGGCACGATAATATCCCTAAGTAAACTTTTGCCAATTTCCTCACTAGAAGCATCAGATTTTAATGATAAGTAATTAAATATATCATTAAAAACTTGTTTTGCCACCACTGTTGCAATTTGTCCACCATAATAATTAGATGGATTTGGTTCATCAATATTAATTAGTAAGGTTATTTGTGGATCATTTGCAGGTGCCATTCCTGCAAATGACGAAACATATTTTTGTGGTGCATAACCAGGCCCAGTGCTACTAATCTTTTGAGCAGTTCCCGTTTTTCCAGCAATATGATATCCTGCAATATATGCCTTCTTACCTCCACCACTTTCTATAACCTGTTCTAGGTCAGCTCTAAGTTGCTTTGTCACTGACTCATCTATTATTCTTCTTTCATTAAAATTGGAATATGATTGAAGAACCTTTTTATTGTTTAAATCATCATAATTTATTATCTCTTTCATAACATGAGGTGTTATAAGTTTCCCTCCATTTGCAATAGCATTAAATGCTGTTAAATACTGCACACAAGATAGTGTATTACTTTGACCAAAAGATGTTGTTGCTACGTCAAGAGTAGTCATACTTTTAGTTGGTCTGATTATTCCTGAAGCTTCTCCATTTAAATCAATACCAGTTTTTTTTCCAAGTCCAAACAAGTAAATATACTTATTTAGTTTTTCAGGACCTAGTCTTCGACCCAGTTCCATAAATCCAACATTACATGAGTTTTTTAAAATATCCACAAAGCTTTGAGCTCCATGTCCCGTTGTTTTCCAACACTTTATTGTTTTACCTGCAACTACAGTGCTACCATTACAGACAAATCTATCACTGTCTGTAACTAGTTTCTCTTCCATGGCAGCTGTTGCAGTAACTACTTTAAAAATAGACCCTGGCTCAAATGTATCACTTACTGCTCTGTTTCTCCAAGCCTTTTGGTTTTCGTCAAAACTTTTAGTAAGATCCCAGGGATCATTTGGATTATAGCCTGGTTTATTAGCCATCCCCAAAATTTCTCCATTTTTAGGATTCATTGCAATTATGGTAACTGCTGCTGCTTTATTATCAATCATGGCCTGAGTAGCCGCTTTTTCACAAAAATATTGAATCATCTCATCAATAGTAAGTACTACATCTTTACCATTTATTGGTTTTGTATAATCTGATATTTTATAAGGCAAAGCTTCACTTTTTCTATCAGTTTCAGAAAGGTTTATTCCAGGTACCCCAGATAGATATTTATCGTAATATAGTTCAACGCCTGTTAATCCATTACCATCAGAATTAGTATGTCCTATAACATTTGCTAAGAAATTATTATTAGGATAATATCTTTTTGTATCTCCAGTAATTACAATTCCCCGGAGCTTATTACTTTTAGCATAATCAACAATTTTATCGGCTATATCCTTATCTATCCTTCTCTTCAAAATGGCTGCTCCAATAGGTTTTCCCTTTGCATTAGTCTGAGTCAAAATAGATAAAACATTCTTAGATTCCATTCCAAGTATTTTAGCAAGGTCAGGTGCAATACCCGCCATAGTTAATTTGTTTTTGCTTGTAGTATCTCTTAATGAATTAAGATCTAAGTCTACTCTAAAAACATTTGCACTTATAGCTAATTCCTTTTCATTTCTGTCTAAAATCCGTCCTCGTTGTGGTGCAATCCGAACGTCACTTGTCCATTGTAGAATTGCCATTTCTTTATAATCCTTTCCTTTAACTATCATTACGTAGCTTAACCTACTAACTAATAGAAAAAACAAAAGAAAAAGTATGAAAAAGACACCCAACATTCGTCGTTTAACTAATACCTTGTCCCTATACTCTCCTCTTGCCAATGTGGTTCCCCCTTACTATTATCTGTGAAAAAGAAAACATAAAAATTAATAATTGCTATTTAAAAGATAAAATTTTTAATTTTATTTACTATTTCATTACTTACTTTTATTTTTGAATTTTCAGTTGTTCCTAAATTGTTTTTGCTCAAATTACAATATTGTACATCGCTAATCCTGGGTTTAACCATGTGAAGTTTCTCAGTAGCAGTTTTCTCAATGTAACTTATATTTCTAAACTTAAGTAGTTGGACTTTGTACGCGTCATTTTCTTTACTTAATACGTCTATTTGAGCTTTAGCTTTAGATGTTGTATCTTGATAATTATAAATCATACAATATCTAGCAATAATAACAACTCCTATAATAAAAACTAGAAAGATATTTGTTAGAGCATTTTTTTTCTTTTTTATATCCTTTAGTTTTTTACTTTGGTTTGTCTGTTGTCGTGATTTTTCTAGCTCTTCATATTTTCGTTTTTGGATTCCATTTTCTGGTGCGAGTACTGTATTCCCATCCATTCCAAACTTGTTTTTTTCTACTATCACTTTATTCACCCCATCCCCAAATTAGAACTAAATCTTTTCAGCCACTCTTAATTTTGCACTTCTGCTTCTTTTGTT
This DNA window, taken from Clostridium estertheticum, encodes the following:
- a CDS encoding stage V sporulation protein D, which gives rise to MARGEYRDKVLVKRRMLGVFFILFLLFFLLVSRLSYVMIVKGKDYKEMAILQWTSDVRIAPQRGRILDRNEKELAISANVFRVDLDLNSLRDTTSKNKLTMAGIAPDLAKILGMESKNVLSILTQTNAKGKPIGAAILKRRIDKDIADKIVDYAKSNKLRGIVITGDTKRYYPNNNFLANVIGHTNSDGNGLTGVELYYDKYLSGVPGINLSETDRKSEALPYKISDYTKPINGKDVVLTIDEMIQYFCEKAATQAMIDNKAAAVTIIAMNPKNGEILGMANKPGYNPNDPWDLTKSFDENQKAWRNRAVSDTFEPGSIFKVVTATAAMEEKLVTDSDRFVCNGSTVVAGKTIKCWKTTGHGAQSFVDILKNSCNVGFMELGRRLGPEKLNKYIYLFGLGKKTGIDLNGEASGIIRPTKSMTTLDVATTSFGQSNTLSCVQYLTAFNAIANGGKLITPHVMKEIINYDDLNNKKVLQSYSNFNERRIIDESVTKQLRADLEQVIESGGGKKAYIAGYHIAGKTGTAQKISSTGPGYAPQKYVSSFAGMAPANDPQITLLINIDEPNPSNYYGGQIATVVAKQVFNDIFNYLSLKSDASSEEIGKSLLRDIIVPEVRGLKRAEAQKILKDNNLKLKLTTGGEVITDMTPKPGYTVKEGTEIILHTDTKVEYSNSVIVPNVKGNSPEKASEMLNSLGLKVQFIGNGIVSEQSVEGTEVKKGTTITLHLDIMAD
- a CDS encoding cell division protein FtsL, with product MIVEKNKFGMDGNTVLAPENGIQKRKYEELEKSRQQTNQSKKLKDIKKKKNALTNIFLVFIIGVVIIARYCMIYNYQDTTSKAKAQIDVLSKENDAYKVQLLKFRNISYIEKTATEKLHMVKPRISDVQYCNLSKNNLGTTENSKIKVSNEIVNKIKNFIF